Proteins found in one Bremerella volcania genomic segment:
- a CDS encoding MotA/TolQ/ExbB proton channel family protein has translation MYFQFNCPECGQKLKVRQELAGQKRNCPYCKKSVHIPHVQEEPEQLPSLDSPSLPEFGSGSTSSGGSLDLGNLSSESASAPAGPVVKTGGARKGTTTAKKQTAAATSSSSGEGDFTDPSNVNLWLSGLIGLVSMIVFMGLMYFSKGTYIGGLFWIGGFQAVAIQSLSTFLFFWAVSILWMKHRKILRQKDYLLMDVLPTDISQEIRVDTLSKFVEHIQGLPGHDGESFLINRVLRGLQHFRVRQNASETATMMASQSEIDYNNVSSSYAYLRVLIWAIPTMGFIGTVLGISLAVTELSGALGGGDLDKLTASLQGMFSGLGTAFNTTLVALVMSMIIKFPMSSLQKSEEGVLNWVDEYCNENLIRRLNDGREKAEDKPTSPYDTKIFRRAVEEAMAAQQGELEAWVKKLELVGQTITEQTSKGWDEINGKILTSQEETTNKLLEVVNAKTVDMQKRQEEQQTLMQDQLNQMQEVAAQLQSTLGQLASASVDSHIKVNETMTDTSERLQKYLGGVEQGLSGLTEVLNKLGNETVVVQQVESNGSGGGWFGFGGGSKAKSKRNGRR, from the coding sequence ATGTACTTCCAATTCAATTGTCCCGAGTGCGGTCAGAAGCTTAAGGTCCGTCAAGAACTCGCTGGACAAAAGCGAAACTGCCCTTACTGCAAAAAAAGTGTCCATATCCCTCACGTTCAGGAAGAGCCGGAACAACTCCCTTCGCTCGACTCTCCTTCCCTGCCTGAGTTTGGTAGCGGCTCGACATCTTCGGGCGGTAGTCTCGACCTGGGAAATCTTTCCTCGGAATCAGCCTCGGCGCCGGCCGGCCCGGTCGTCAAGACGGGCGGAGCGCGTAAGGGCACCACAACGGCCAAGAAGCAAACCGCAGCCGCCACGAGCAGTTCGTCCGGCGAAGGGGACTTCACCGACCCGAGCAACGTCAACTTGTGGTTGTCCGGTCTGATCGGCCTGGTGTCGATGATCGTCTTCATGGGGCTGATGTACTTCTCGAAGGGAACCTACATCGGCGGCCTGTTCTGGATCGGCGGTTTTCAAGCGGTCGCTATTCAGTCGCTCAGTACGTTCCTGTTCTTCTGGGCCGTGAGCATCTTGTGGATGAAGCATCGCAAGATTCTGCGTCAGAAGGACTATCTGCTGATGGACGTTCTGCCGACCGACATCTCGCAAGAGATCCGCGTCGATACGCTCAGCAAGTTCGTCGAGCACATCCAAGGGCTGCCGGGTCATGACGGTGAAAGCTTCTTGATCAACCGCGTGCTGCGTGGTCTGCAGCACTTTCGCGTGCGTCAAAACGCCTCGGAAACGGCGACGATGATGGCCTCGCAGTCGGAGATCGACTACAACAACGTTTCATCCAGCTACGCTTACTTGCGGGTGCTGATCTGGGCCATCCCGACCATGGGTTTTATCGGGACGGTGCTCGGTATCAGCTTGGCCGTGACCGAGCTTTCCGGTGCCCTGGGGGGTGGCGACCTCGACAAGCTGACGGCCTCGCTGCAGGGGATGTTCAGCGGTCTGGGTACGGCGTTCAATACGACCCTGGTCGCCCTGGTGATGAGCATGATCATCAAGTTCCCGATGTCTTCGCTGCAGAAGAGCGAAGAAGGGGTGCTCAACTGGGTGGATGAGTACTGCAACGAAAACCTGATCCGTCGTTTGAACGACGGTCGCGAAAAGGCCGAAGACAAGCCAACTTCTCCCTACGACACGAAGATCTTCCGCCGTGCGGTCGAAGAGGCGATGGCCGCCCAGCAAGGAGAGCTTGAGGCGTGGGTCAAGAAGCTGGAACTGGTCGGCCAGACGATCACCGAACAAACCTCGAAGGGTTGGGACGAGATCAACGGCAAGATTCTGACCAGCCAGGAAGAAACGACCAACAAGCTGCTGGAAGTGGTCAACGCCAAGACGGTCGACATGCAGAAGCGTCAGGAAGAGCAACAGACCCTCATGCAGGATCAGCTCAACCAGATGCAGGAAGTCGCCGCACAGCTGCAAAGCACGCTTGGCCAGCTTGCCAGTGCCTCGGTCGACTCGCACATCAAGGTCAACGAAACGATGACCGACACCTCGGAGCGTCTGCAGAAGTACCTCGGCGGCGTCGAGCAAGGCCTCAGCGGCTTGACCGAAGTCCTCAACAAGCTCGGCAACGAAACGGTCGTGGTGCAGCAGGTCGAATCCAACGGCTCTGGCGGCGGATGGTTTGGCTTCGGCGGCGGCAGCAAAGCCAAGAGCAAGCGAAACGGGAGGCGCTAA
- the tig gene encoding trigger factor produces the protein MSSPETENAESAVAEAEGPKKLNLDVKVDAPSSCQRHVTVTVSREDIDRYFDVAIEDMVPNAAVPGFRKGNAPKKLVEKRFRAEVKDQVKGTLLMDSMTQATEEQSFSAISEPDFNYSAIELPEEGELTFEFDIEVRPEFDLPKWKGLKIEKPTRGFEKEDIDKHLKQVLGRYASLVPYEGAAEIDDHLVCNLTFKHDGKKIEHAEEESIRLRDTLSFQDAKWEDFGKEMTGAKAGDKKTVTLTISDEAANEAMRGKEVEMEIEVLEVKRTELPEMDEAFLKQIGGFESEGDLRDYVKQDMERQLNYYQQQRLRQQITEELTKEADWELPPALLKRQSARELERAVMELRSAGFAEEDIQAHRNELRQNSMASTRKALKEHFILERIAEEENIEETQQDYDLEVMQIAMQRGESPRRIRAQLEKGGMMDVLRNQIIERKVIELIQSEAKVTEVDADLQQSKTSAVNLLICGEGEEAAPAAEEEAKDAE, from the coding sequence ATGAGTTCGCCTGAAACCGAAAACGCTGAAAGTGCAGTTGCTGAAGCGGAAGGCCCCAAGAAGTTGAACTTGGACGTGAAGGTCGACGCTCCTAGCTCGTGCCAGCGTCACGTCACGGTGACTGTTTCCCGTGAAGACATCGATCGTTACTTCGACGTCGCCATTGAAGACATGGTCCCCAATGCCGCCGTGCCGGGTTTCCGCAAGGGCAATGCCCCAAAGAAACTGGTCGAAAAGCGGTTCCGCGCCGAAGTGAAGGACCAGGTCAAAGGGACGCTGCTCATGGACAGCATGACCCAGGCCACCGAAGAACAGTCCTTCTCGGCGATCAGCGAGCCTGACTTCAACTACTCGGCCATCGAACTGCCGGAAGAAGGGGAACTGACCTTCGAATTCGATATCGAAGTTCGCCCTGAATTCGACCTGCCGAAGTGGAAGGGCTTGAAGATCGAAAAGCCAACCCGCGGCTTTGAAAAGGAAGACATCGACAAGCATTTGAAGCAGGTTCTGGGTCGTTACGCTTCACTGGTTCCGTACGAAGGTGCCGCCGAAATTGACGATCACCTGGTGTGCAACCTGACCTTCAAGCACGACGGCAAGAAGATCGAGCACGCCGAAGAAGAATCGATCCGTCTGCGCGACACGCTCAGCTTCCAGGACGCCAAGTGGGAAGACTTCGGCAAGGAAATGACCGGAGCCAAAGCAGGCGACAAGAAGACCGTCACCCTGACCATCAGCGACGAAGCCGCCAACGAAGCAATGCGTGGCAAAGAAGTCGAGATGGAAATCGAAGTTCTCGAAGTCAAGCGAACCGAACTGCCAGAAATGGACGAAGCGTTCCTGAAGCAGATCGGCGGCTTTGAAAGCGAAGGGGACCTGCGTGACTATGTCAAACAAGACATGGAACGCCAGCTGAACTACTACCAGCAGCAGCGTCTGCGTCAGCAGATCACCGAAGAACTGACCAAGGAAGCCGACTGGGAACTGCCACCGGCCCTACTCAAGCGTCAGTCCGCTCGCGAACTGGAACGAGCCGTGATGGAACTTCGCTCGGCTGGTTTCGCCGAAGAAGACATCCAGGCTCACCGCAACGAGCTGCGTCAAAACAGCATGGCTTCGACCCGCAAGGCCTTGAAGGAACACTTCATCCTCGAACGCATCGCGGAAGAAGAAAACATCGAAGAAACCCAGCAAGACTACGATCTGGAAGTGATGCAGATCGCGATGCAGCGAGGCGAATCGCCACGTCGCATCCGTGCTCAACTGGAAAAAGGCGGCATGATGGACGTGCTGCGTAACCAGATCATCGAACGCAAGGTGATCGAGCTGATCCAGAGCGAAGCCAAGGTTACCGAAGTCGATGCCGACCTGCAGCAAAGCAAGACCTCGGCCGTCAACCTGCTGATTTGCGGCGAAGGGGAAGAAGCAGCCCCAGCAGCCGAAGAAGAAGCCAAGGACGCCGAATAA
- a CDS encoding ClpP family protease, producing the protein MNSQFPHAPVGPMAMAYAEYQRQRQMTLGDLLLENRIVFLQGEIYDGNANELVMKLLYLQSENRRKQVHFYINSPGGSVTSTMAIYDTMQMLSCPVATYCVGLAASGGAILLAGGAAGKRFILPHAKVMIHQPHGGVGGQVSDIEIQANEIIKTREELNKILAAHCDQPEEKIAKDVNRDFYMNATEAKEYRIVDEILTKPPAAEAGEED; encoded by the coding sequence ATGAATTCACAATTCCCTCATGCCCCTGTCGGGCCCATGGCCATGGCCTATGCCGAATATCAACGGCAACGCCAGATGACCCTTGGCGACCTGCTTTTGGAAAACCGGATCGTTTTCCTGCAAGGCGAAATCTACGACGGCAACGCCAATGAATTGGTCATGAAGCTGTTGTACCTGCAAAGCGAAAATCGCCGAAAGCAAGTTCACTTCTACATCAACAGCCCAGGCGGAAGCGTCACCTCGACGATGGCCATCTACGACACGATGCAAATGCTCTCGTGCCCAGTCGCCACGTACTGCGTCGGCTTGGCCGCCAGTGGCGGGGCCATTCTGCTGGCCGGTGGTGCCGCTGGCAAGCGTTTCATCCTGCCGCACGCCAAGGTCATGATTCACCAACCGCACGGTGGCGTCGGCGGCCAGGTGAGCGACATCGAAATCCAGGCCAACGAAATCATCAAGACGCGCGAAGAACTAAACAAGATCCTCGCCGCCCACTGCGATCAACCGGAAGAAAAGATCGCCAAAGACGTCAACCGCGACTTCTACATGAACGCCACCGAGGCGAAGGAATATCGGATCGTCGACGAAATCCTCACCAAGCCGCCAGCAGCAGAAGCCGGCGAAGAGGACTAA
- the clpP gene encoding ATP-dependent Clp endopeptidase proteolytic subunit ClpP, which translates to MPLIPYVVEKSGREERVFDIYSRLLKDRIIFLGTGVNDEVANLIVAQMLFLQSEDPKADINLYVNSPGGSVSAGMAIYDTMQFVTCDVATYCIGQAASMGAVLLTAGAAGKRYALPNARVMIHQPLAGMQGTASDILIHATEFKRIKHRMNEILLKHTGKPIEQIEADTDRDRFLSAEEACDYGLIDKVVEHMPS; encoded by the coding sequence ATGCCTCTGATTCCTTACGTGGTGGAAAAAAGCGGACGTGAAGAACGCGTCTTCGACATTTACAGCCGACTTCTCAAAGACCGGATTATCTTCCTGGGAACCGGCGTGAACGACGAAGTCGCCAACCTGATCGTCGCCCAGATGCTGTTCCTGCAATCGGAAGACCCCAAGGCCGACATCAACCTGTACGTCAACAGCCCCGGCGGTAGCGTCAGTGCTGGGATGGCCATTTACGACACCATGCAGTTCGTCACGTGCGACGTGGCCACCTACTGCATCGGCCAGGCCGCCTCGATGGGTGCCGTTCTGCTGACCGCGGGCGCCGCCGGCAAGCGATACGCGTTGCCCAATGCCCGCGTGATGATCCACCAACCGCTGGCCGGCATGCAGGGTACCGCCTCGGACATCCTGATCCACGCCACCGAGTTCAAGCGGATCAAACACCGCATGAACGAGATCCTGCTGAAGCACACCGGCAAACCGATCGAACAAATCGAAGCCGACACCGACCGCGACCGCTTCCTGAGCGCCGAAGAGGCCTGCGACTACGGGCTGATCGACAAGGTGGTCGAGCACATGCCTTCGTAG
- a CDS encoding VOC family protein, whose product MKFWTGVITHKLAESKSFYVNLFGCEILFEEDWFVLLRLGASELGFLRPEMEGQHPLFQKAHSGHGMWITVEVEDATAECERIRKLGQPIEQELRDEAWGDRHFVLKDPNGIGVDVVQRIG is encoded by the coding sequence ATGAAATTTTGGACCGGTGTGATCACCCACAAACTAGCCGAGTCGAAGTCGTTTTACGTGAACTTGTTTGGCTGTGAAATCCTCTTTGAAGAGGATTGGTTCGTGCTACTACGGCTTGGCGCGAGCGAACTCGGATTCCTGCGCCCCGAAATGGAAGGCCAGCACCCCCTGTTTCAGAAGGCCCACTCGGGGCATGGTATGTGGATCACGGTGGAGGTCGAAGATGCAACGGCGGAATGCGAACGCATCCGGAAGCTAGGCCAGCCAATTGAACAAGAGCTTCGCGACGAAGCATGGGGCGACCGGCACTTCGTGTTGAAAGATCCAAATGGCATCGGTGTGGATGTGGTGCAGCGGATTGGGTGA
- a CDS encoding AraC family transcriptional regulator has product MLSNFLPSPSLRPFVSHYWASFNNRQVTHAIFPDGSVDLVFAADATSADCWLFGTSTSATEVPLVAGTNYLGVRFRPGQARHFMSLATKELTNHHEAASEALRFSLGEVPQQIAMPTIFQRLDKLFEDYLDHRQPNEHRIDQVIRWIETNSGNVRIEEAAGMYGKSRRQLERAFLDCVGISPKLFASIVRFQNAAGRIACPGASLAEVALASGYVDQCHMTNDFRRLTGTSPARFLKRHVAFLQDATD; this is encoded by the coding sequence GTGCTTTCCAATTTCCTTCCATCGCCGAGCCTGCGACCATTCGTGAGCCACTACTGGGCGAGCTTCAACAACCGCCAAGTGACGCACGCGATCTTTCCCGATGGATCGGTTGATCTCGTTTTCGCCGCCGACGCGACCTCCGCGGATTGTTGGTTGTTTGGTACTTCCACATCGGCCACCGAGGTTCCATTGGTTGCTGGGACGAACTATCTGGGCGTCCGCTTCCGGCCTGGTCAAGCACGACATTTTATGTCGCTGGCAACGAAAGAACTGACCAACCATCACGAGGCGGCATCCGAGGCGTTGAGGTTTTCCCTGGGAGAGGTACCACAGCAGATCGCGATGCCGACTATTTTTCAGCGTCTCGACAAACTTTTCGAGGATTATTTGGATCATCGTCAGCCCAACGAGCATCGTATTGACCAGGTCATTCGTTGGATCGAGACGAATTCCGGCAATGTCCGCATCGAAGAAGCCGCCGGTATGTACGGGAAAAGCCGCCGGCAGTTGGAGCGAGCGTTTCTCGACTGCGTCGGCATTTCCCCGAAGTTATTTGCATCGATCGTGCGGTTTCAGAACGCTGCCGGCCGGATCGCTTGCCCCGGTGCGTCGCTCGCTGAAGTTGCCCTGGCCAGTGGCTATGTCGATCAATGTCACATGACCAACGACTTCCGCCGTCTAACCGGCACTTCGCCAGCGAGATTTCTAAAACGGCATGTCGCATTCTTGCAAGACGCGACCGACTAA
- a CDS encoding putative signal transducing protein: MPTSEFLKVASYANAADADHLKAVLQDHGIRAFVDGGDLQTSLSYIGSALGGVHVMVRSVDAEKALEIKEELSHESHEQTGDPWFCGACQEVVDAGFQVCWSCGGDRSDVEATMPEAAELNDEEEEEPLPDESDQPLPDTAYFDESNPYASPQAKVAGAEQPAKPSEISEEAEAMLVRAWRAAIIGLTFMPILANIYSMYMLFAALKESSQFTSEGNWRFNGAFVLNMLSGIAWGSLFYFMYRPVVV, encoded by the coding sequence ATGCCTACCTCCGAATTCCTCAAAGTCGCCAGCTACGCCAACGCGGCCGATGCCGATCATCTGAAGGCGGTCCTGCAGGATCACGGTATTCGGGCGTTTGTCGACGGAGGCGATCTGCAGACGTCGCTTAGCTATATCGGCAGCGCTTTGGGCGGCGTGCATGTGATGGTTCGCTCGGTCGATGCCGAAAAGGCGTTGGAGATCAAGGAAGAGCTAAGTCACGAAAGTCACGAGCAGACCGGCGATCCCTGGTTCTGTGGCGCCTGCCAGGAAGTGGTCGATGCGGGCTTCCAAGTCTGTTGGTCGTGCGGCGGCGATCGAAGCGACGTCGAAGCCACCATGCCCGAGGCCGCCGAACTGAATGACGAGGAGGAAGAGGAACCTCTGCCGGACGAGAGCGACCAACCGCTGCCTGATACGGCGTACTTCGACGAGTCGAATCCATACGCTTCGCCGCAAGCCAAAGTCGCAGGCGCCGAGCAGCCTGCCAAGCCGAGCGAGATCAGCGAAGAAGCCGAAGCCATGCTCGTCCGGGCCTGGCGAGCAGCCATCATCGGGCTGACTTTCATGCCGATTTTGGCAAACATCTACTCGATGTACATGCTGTTCGCCGCATTGAAAGAATCGAGTCAATTTACGTCCGAGGGCAATTGGCGATTCAACGGAGCATTCGTCTTGAATATGCTCAGCGGGATTGCCTGGGGATCGCTGTTTTACTTCATGTATCGGCCGGTGGTCGTTTGA
- a CDS encoding DegT/DnrJ/EryC1/StrS family aminotransferase has product MTTANKGVESSGVSQVPLLDIGRGNGPLKEEFMAAFESVLDSGRFLFGPDVFQLEETCAAASHAKFGIGCASGSDALLLSLMALDIGPGDEVLVPSFTFFATASCVWRLGAKPVFVDIEPTSFNIDPTRLQEQITPNTKAIIPVHLFGQCADMTEINKIAQMHDIPVIEDAAQAILAEHKGQRAGSMSLAGCISFYPTKNLGGMGDGGMLVTNDEEFAAKLKLLRGHGMEPRYYHQVVGINSRLDTLQAAALNVKMKHMAEWTEMRRQNAMRYHELFSQCGLDLVLNLPTETEGSYHVWNQYTVRVPRGGRDSLRKHLAELKVGSEIYYPVPLHQQQCFAALKEELAPLPETEKAAEEVLALPIFPELTAAEQRHVVSSIAMYYGIEANFEGKARRKSA; this is encoded by the coding sequence ATGACGACAGCAAACAAAGGCGTGGAATCATCAGGTGTTTCGCAAGTTCCACTGCTGGACATCGGCCGTGGTAACGGACCGTTGAAAGAAGAATTCATGGCGGCTTTCGAGTCGGTTCTCGACTCAGGCCGGTTTCTGTTTGGTCCGGATGTTTTCCAGTTGGAAGAAACCTGTGCGGCCGCATCGCATGCCAAGTTTGGCATCGGCTGTGCTTCTGGGAGCGACGCTTTGCTGCTCTCACTCATGGCCCTGGATATCGGTCCCGGCGATGAAGTCCTCGTTCCCAGCTTCACCTTCTTTGCCACTGCCAGCTGCGTTTGGCGATTGGGTGCGAAGCCGGTCTTCGTCGACATCGAGCCCACCTCGTTCAACATCGACCCGACTCGCCTGCAAGAACAAATCACGCCTAATACCAAGGCGATCATTCCGGTCCATCTGTTCGGCCAATGCGCCGACATGACCGAAATCAACAAGATCGCCCAGATGCACGACATTCCCGTCATTGAAGACGCCGCTCAAGCCATTCTGGCCGAGCACAAAGGTCAGCGGGCCGGCAGCATGAGCCTGGCTGGCTGCATCAGCTTCTACCCGACCAAGAACCTCGGTGGCATGGGGGACGGCGGCATGCTGGTCACCAACGACGAAGAGTTCGCCGCCAAGCTGAAGCTGCTTCGCGGGCACGGCATGGAGCCCCGCTACTACCACCAGGTTGTCGGCATCAACAGCCGCTTGGACACGCTCCAGGCCGCGGCTCTCAACGTCAAAATGAAGCATATGGCCGAGTGGACCGAGATGCGTCGCCAGAATGCCATGCGATACCACGAACTGTTCAGCCAATGCGGTCTGGACCTGGTGTTGAACCTGCCGACCGAAACCGAAGGCAGCTATCACGTTTGGAATCAATACACCGTTCGCGTCCCACGCGGCGGCCGTGATTCGCTTCGCAAGCATCTGGCCGAACTGAAGGTCGGCAGCGAGATCTACTACCCGGTTCCGCTGCACCAACAGCAGTGCTTCGCCGCGCTGAAGGAAGAGCTGGCACCCCTGCCGGAAACGGAAAAGGCCGCCGAAGAAGTTTTGGCCCTGCCCATCTTCCCAGAACTAACCGCCGCCGAGCAGCGCCACGTGGTCAGCTCGATCGCGATGTATTACGGCATCGAAGCCAACTTCGAAGGCAAAGCCCGTCGCAAGTCGGCTTAG
- a CDS encoding metallophosphoesterase family protein, protein MRTLAIGDVHGCLIALKCLLDEVGLRPDDRIVFLGDYVDRGPNSRGVIQYILELRDQYDVVCLRGNHEIMMLTARDDSRTFNSWLGYGGEETLESYAPDTGEQSDLEHVSEQHWLFLESVCQPYFEDDSHIFVHGNVRPDLPLNEQDNATLYWDKFINRGPHFSGKKVICGHTSQKSGWPLDVGHSVVIDTWACGTGWLTCLDTESGHFWQANQVCDTRSGTLA, encoded by the coding sequence TTGCGTACTTTGGCTATTGGCGATGTGCATGGATGTTTGATCGCGCTGAAGTGTCTACTGGATGAGGTGGGGCTCCGGCCGGACGATCGTATTGTATTCCTGGGAGACTACGTCGACCGTGGGCCAAATTCTCGTGGAGTGATCCAGTACATCCTGGAGCTACGTGATCAATACGACGTGGTGTGCCTGAGAGGGAACCACGAGATCATGATGCTCACGGCGAGGGATGATTCCCGTACCTTCAACTCGTGGTTGGGATATGGAGGCGAAGAGACGCTCGAATCGTACGCTCCCGACACTGGCGAGCAATCCGATCTGGAACACGTCTCCGAGCAACACTGGCTTTTTTTGGAATCGGTCTGCCAACCTTACTTCGAGGACGATTCCCACATCTTCGTGCATGGTAATGTCCGCCCCGACCTCCCGCTCAACGAGCAGGATAATGCGACTCTCTATTGGGACAAGTTCATCAATCGCGGACCGCACTTTTCGGGTAAGAAAGTTATCTGCGGTCATACCTCGCAGAAGTCAGGCTGGCCTCTGGATGTGGGGCATTCCGTAGTGATTGACACGTGGGCATGTGGCACAGGATGGCTTACCTGCCTGGACACAGAATCAGGCCACTTCTGGCAGGCCAATCAGGTCTGTGACACCCGAAGCGGTACGCTAGCATAA
- a CDS encoding lactonase family protein, with amino-acid sequence MLTRRIVFTALTFACVAMATQLVQAQQKSKVIEIGKVVNEGLRLEFYIGTYTRGDSKGIYRSVLDPQTGQMSLPTLAYEIDNPSFLAISNDRKNLYAVGEVANFGDGSSGAVSAFTFNEDGTLELLNQEASGGGGPCHVEISPGKGFLMVSNYGGGSFATLPIGEDGQLAPATSFFQHEGSSVNEARQKGPHGHGMYHVPGSPLMLAADLGLDKVMIYRMISGLTGELTLNDPACLEITPGSGPRHLAVSAPGQRVYVLNELNSTLDVFAFNPNTGESEHLQRAATLPKDFEGNNTTAEIYIHPNGRWLYASNRGHDSIAAYRIDADTGLVTLLGHYSTMGKTPRHFRIAPDGKFLLAANQDTNNIVIFEIDQKIGTLKPLPSQISVPNPCCIEFLQK; translated from the coding sequence ATGTTGACTCGCCGCATCGTCTTTACCGCTCTAACATTTGCCTGCGTGGCAATGGCTACGCAATTGGTTCAAGCCCAACAGAAATCGAAAGTGATCGAGATTGGGAAGGTCGTCAATGAAGGTCTCAGATTGGAGTTCTACATTGGCACCTATACCCGAGGAGACAGCAAAGGAATCTATCGAAGCGTGCTTGACCCCCAGACAGGTCAAATGAGCCTGCCGACTTTGGCCTATGAAATCGATAATCCGTCGTTTCTGGCAATCAGCAACGATCGGAAGAATCTGTATGCGGTTGGCGAAGTCGCCAACTTTGGCGATGGAAGCTCCGGTGCCGTGTCGGCGTTCACCTTTAACGAGGATGGAACTCTCGAGCTGCTTAACCAGGAAGCCTCTGGCGGTGGCGGGCCTTGCCATGTCGAGATCTCACCAGGAAAAGGATTCTTGATGGTTTCCAACTACGGAGGGGGCTCGTTCGCAACGCTGCCGATCGGAGAGGATGGCCAACTTGCCCCAGCGACGTCGTTCTTCCAGCACGAAGGTTCGAGCGTGAACGAAGCTCGCCAGAAGGGACCGCATGGTCACGGAATGTATCACGTTCCTGGTAGTCCGCTCATGTTGGCGGCCGACTTAGGGCTCGATAAGGTTATGATCTATCGAATGATCAGCGGATTAACCGGCGAGTTGACGTTGAACGATCCGGCGTGTCTCGAAATCACCCCTGGCTCAGGCCCGCGTCATTTGGCCGTGAGTGCACCAGGTCAGCGTGTGTACGTACTGAACGAACTCAATTCGACCTTGGATGTCTTCGCATTCAACCCCAACACGGGCGAGAGCGAACATCTCCAGCGTGCTGCCACGTTGCCGAAAGATTTCGAGGGGAACAATACGACCGCCGAGATTTACATTCACCCGAACGGACGATGGCTGTATGCCTCGAATCGTGGTCACGACAGCATCGCCGCTTACCGAATCGACGCGGATACGGGGCTTGTTACCCTGCTTGGGCACTACAGCACGATGGGTAAAACGCCACGGCACTTTCGGATTGCTCCCGACGGTAAGTTTCTTCTGGCGGCCAATCAAGATACCAATAACATCGTGATCTTTGAGATCGATCAGAAGATTGGTACGCTCAAGCCGCTGCCGTCGCAGATCTCGGTGCCCAATCCCTGCTGCATCGAGTTTCTGCAGAAGTAA